In Trichormus variabilis 0441, a single genomic region encodes these proteins:
- a CDS encoding RidA family protein, translating to MNKPKFFVTPGYGEYLLNQLHYSQAVKIDNRVEISGQGGWDDNLQITESLADEIAQAFRNVERTLATAGAGWEHVVHVNSYHVGGFPPEVNEVMSKLFRHYMPNHAPIWTQVGVAALGLPTMRIEIRVTAIVP from the coding sequence ATGAATAAGCCCAAGTTTTTTGTTACCCCTGGTTATGGGGAATATCTGTTGAATCAATTGCATTACTCGCAAGCGGTAAAAATTGACAATCGAGTGGAGATATCAGGGCAAGGTGGCTGGGATGACAATCTGCAAATTACCGAATCGCTTGCAGACGAGATTGCTCAGGCGTTCAGGAACGTCGAGCGAACCTTGGCGACGGCTGGTGCGGGTTGGGAGCATGTGGTTCACGTTAATTCTTACCATGTTGGCGGGTTCCCCCCGGAGGTTAACGAAGTGATGTCCAAGCTATTTCGTCATTATATGCCGAATCACGCTCCAATCTGGACACAGGTAGGAGTCGCGGCGCTTGGACTACCCACGATGCGGATTGAAATTCGCGTGACTGCAATTGTTCCGTGA
- a CDS encoding SgcJ/EcaC family oxidoreductase — translation MSFASVNNTIYAARKLVYHLKGELKSVNSQTAQTTTNADESAIRAFLHQMIDAWNRGSGEGFAERGSKTADFLTFEGTHLKGRKEIAAFHQQAFDTVIKGTCLEGEVNFVRFVNSQLALMHVVIRVILPGQTETSPSRDSLPLYVVTKCDEGWRIEGLLNTRKLTLERQFFLDDFDSLSAEAQRQVTDLVAGLKASGVITPTQ, via the coding sequence GTGAGTTTTGCAAGCGTTAATAACACAATTTATGCTGCTCGAAAACTGGTCTATCACTTAAAAGGAGAACTCAAGAGTGTGAATTCACAAACAGCTCAAACCACCACTAATGCTGACGAGTCGGCAATCCGTGCTTTCCTTCACCAGATGATTGATGCTTGGAATCGAGGTAGCGGGGAAGGCTTTGCTGAACGGGGCAGCAAAACTGCCGATTTCCTCACGTTCGAGGGTACACATCTCAAGGGTCGAAAAGAAATCGCTGCATTTCATCAGCAAGCGTTCGACACGGTTATCAAAGGAACATGCCTGGAGGGTGAGGTGAATTTTGTCCGCTTCGTGAACTCGCAACTCGCGCTCATGCACGTAGTTATCAGGGTAATACTGCCCGGACAAACTGAAACTTCACCGTCACGAGATTCGCTGCCGCTATACGTCGTAACGAAATGCGACGAAGGTTGGCGGATCGAAGGGTTGCTAAATACCCGGAAGTTAACGCTAGAACGTCAATTCTTCTTAGACGACTTTGACTCCCTGAGTGCAGAGGCTCAACGTCAAGTGACCGACCTCGTTGCAGGTCTCAAAGCGAGTGGAGTAATCACTCCGACGCAATAA
- a CDS encoding peptidoglycan-binding domain-containing protein, translating to MKPQLIFGVLTIAIGLLGGSFTHPAIAFAERVLCTQRCCVRPWHLPRGEAQIAHRIPPQQTSPILIATAYTDLTLPTLRQGDRGRNVQLLQRILQDNGFLGAAGVRLGNPRGAIIDGIFGAVTVSAVRDLQRRYRIPVTGRVNPTTWEVLDMHENPYRSPLPWKQQNITQP from the coding sequence ATGAAACCTCAACTCATTTTCGGAGTACTAACGATTGCAATAGGATTGCTCGGAGGTTCATTCACTCATCCCGCGATAGCGTTCGCGGAGCGTGTGCTTTGCACTCAGCGCTGCTGCGTTCGCCCTTGGCATCTCCCAAGGGGAGAAGCGCAGATCGCACACCGCATTCCTCCACAACAAACCTCCCCCATTCTGATCGCCACTGCCTACACTGATTTAACCTTACCTACCTTGCGCCAAGGCGATCGCGGCAGAAACGTGCAATTGTTACAGCGCATCCTTCAAGACAATGGCTTTTTAGGAGCCGCAGGTGTGAGGTTAGGCAATCCAAGAGGGGCGATCATCGATGGCATCTTTGGTGCGGTCACAGTGTCTGCGGTACGCGATCTCCAGCGACGATACAGAATCCCAGTTACAGGGCGAGTCAATCCAACCACCTGGGAAGTCCTGGATATGCACGAAAACCCCTATCGATCGCCGCTTCCCTGGAAACAACAGAACATTACACAACCATAA
- a CDS encoding HU family DNA-binding protein, translated as MNRKILSIKITTTVTEAVANGDKVTLVGFGSFERRDHEVCRRYRSEREGRNPQTNEKITIPATKIPAFSAGKQFREKVAP; from the coding sequence ATGAACCGAAAGATTCTTTCAATCAAAATCACAACTACTGTTACTGAAGCTGTAGCGAATGGAGATAAGGTAACACTTGTTGGTTTTGGCTCATTCGAGCGACGCGATCACGAAGTGTGCCGAAGGTATCGCTCAGAGCGTGAAGGGCGTAATCCCCAAACCAACGAGAAAATCACCATTCCTGCTACCAAAATACCTGCATTTTCTGCTGGCAAGCAGTTTCGGGAGAAAGTAGCACCATAG
- a CDS encoding helix-turn-helix domain-containing protein — protein sequence MAGVTKVEIKESVEELHELLLKQKTTSSRERIQALYLLKMGQVKTIQDVGVVLGRGRVTVQRWLKAYTQSGITGLLVTKKSTGRPPIIKSEAKEQLLKELEQPEGFKSYEEIRTWLKAVEGIEASYKVVHDTVRYRMKAKLKVPRAVGIKHNSEAESEFKKNCHNT from the coding sequence ATGGCTGGAGTGACTAAAGTCGAAATAAAAGAGTCAGTCGAAGAGTTACATGAACTGCTGTTAAAACAAAAAACAACATCAAGCCGTGAAAGAATACAAGCTTTGTATTTGCTGAAAATGGGACAAGTAAAAACAATACAGGATGTAGGTGTTGTTCTGGGCAGAGGAAGAGTAACAGTACAGAGATGGTTAAAGGCTTATACACAATCAGGAATAACAGGCCTGTTAGTAACAAAAAAGAGTACAGGACGACCGCCAATTATAAAGTCAGAAGCTAAAGAGCAACTTTTAAAAGAACTGGAACAACCAGAGGGATTTAAAAGTTATGAAGAAATCCGAACATGGCTAAAAGCAGTGGAGGGAATAGAAGCATCATATAAAGTAGTACATGATACAGTTCGTTATCGGATGAAAGCGAAGTTAAAAGTACCGAGAGCAGTAGGGATAAAACATAACTCCGAAGCAGAATCAGAATTTAAAAAAAACTGCCACAATACCTAG
- a CDS encoding IS630 family transposase — MRYWCGDESRVGLKTELGRLITLCGIKPIGIMQWKRENFYLYGLVEPLTGEYYIWEFSHLNTACFNIFLEQFAATYPDDIHILQLDNGAFHLSQTLKIPENIIFLFQPPHTPQVNPIERLWEEVKRNLSWECFANLDELRTAIWQRLEQLNNSIVASITGWGFILDALFVSGFS, encoded by the coding sequence ATTAGATACTGGTGTGGTGATGAAAGCCGTGTAGGATTAAAAACAGAATTAGGAAGACTGATTACGCTTTGTGGCATTAAACCTATCGGTATCATGCAATGGAAAAGAGAAAACTTCTATTTATACGGTTTAGTAGAACCATTAACTGGTGAGTATTATATTTGGGAATTTTCTCATCTCAACACAGCTTGTTTCAATATCTTTTTAGAACAATTTGCAGCTACATATCCAGACGATATACATATTCTTCAATTAGATAATGGTGCTTTTCATTTAAGCCAGACACTTAAAATTCCCGAAAATATTATTTTCTTATTTCAACCTCCACATACTCCTCAAGTTAATCCCATTGAAAGGTTATGGGAAGAAGTTAAAAGAAATTTAAGTTGGGAATGCTTTGCCAATTTAGACGAGTTAAGAACAGCTATATGGCAACGCCTTGAGCAATTAAACAACTCAATTGTTGCTTCTATTACAGGTTGGGGTTTTATTCTGGATGCTTTATTTGTATCAGGCTTTTCGTGA